A window of the Brassica napus cultivar Da-Ae chromosome C5, Da-Ae, whole genome shotgun sequence genome harbors these coding sequences:
- the LOC106402012 gene encoding signal peptidase complex catalytic subunit SEC11C-like — protein MMGWIGETVDSIKSIKIRQLLTQAVTLGMIVTSALIIWKAMMCVTGTESPVVVVLSGSMEPAFQRGDILFLRMTKDPIRTGEIVVFKIDGRDIPIVHRVIEVHERKTTGKVDVLTKGDNNDVDDIGLYADGQMWLHRHHIMGRAVGFLPYVGWVTIIMTEKPIIKYLLIGAMGLLVITSKD, from the exons ATGATGGGTTGGATCGGAGAAACAGTGGATTCCATCAAATCAATCAAGATCCGTCAGCTTCTCACTCAGGCCGTTACGCTCG GTATGATCGTGACGTCTGCATTGATAATATGGAAGGCTATGATGTGTGTGACTGGCACTGAATCTCCTGTAGTGGTTGTTCTCTCTGGAAGCATGGAACCTGCCTTTCAGAGA GGGGATATATTGTTCTTGCGCATGACCAAGGACCCCATTAGAACAGGCGAGATTGTTGTTTTCAAAATTGAt gGTCGTGATATACCCATCGTCCATCGTGTCATTGAA GTTCATGAGAGGAAAACTACTGGAAAAGTTGATGTTCTAACAAAAG GTGACAACAATGATGTGGATGACATCGGTCTCTACGCTGACGGACAAATGTGGCTTCATCGCCACCATATAATGGGCAGAGCTGTTGG gttcttGCCGTACGTTGGATGGGTGACTATTATCATGACAGAAAAGCCTATCATCAAG TATTTACTCATTGGTGCAATGGGTCTGCTCGTTATAACATCCAAAGACTGA
- the LOC106402010 gene encoding O-fucosyltransferase 13 isoform X3, whose translation MRRDLCDGVGIARLLNATLVLPKFEVAAYWNESSGFGDVFDVDYFIQKMNGFIKVVKDLPTDISSKEPFRVDCSKRKGQFDYRETILPLLLEHHYISLTPAMSQRRDRYPQYAKATLCQACYSALRLTTSLEKKALELLDAIPKPFLSLHLRFEPDMVAYSRCEYPNLSPSSLAAIKAAGGEDKKPWTGEIAQSWRKRGKCPLTPNETALMLQSLRIPTSTNIYLAAGDGLMEMEGFTSVYTQVFTKSALLNREDFTRMHGNTKAALDYYVSINSDAYVATYFGNMDKMVAAMRAYNGMHKTLFLSRKAFAELSSQGLEEEELKKALWEVHRNDFEIGRGSALPDCFCEFKL comes from the exons ATGCGACGCGAT TTGTGTGATGGTGTTGGAATCGCTCGTCTATTAAATGCCACGCTTGTTTTACCCAAATTTGAGGTAGCTGCCTATTGGAATGAGTCAAG TGGATTTGGAGATGTGTTTGATGTAGACTACTTCATTCAAAAGATGAATGGCTTTATCAAAGTTGTCAAGGATCTTCCCACAGATATATCATCAAAAGAGCCATTCAGAGTAGACTGCAGCAAAAGGAAAGGTCAATTCGATTACAGAGAAACCATTCTCCCACTATTATTGGAACATCATTACATCTCTCTAACACCCGCAATGAGCCAGCGCAGAGACAG GTACCCCCAATACGCAAAAGCCACGCTCTGTCAAGCTTGTTACTCAGCTCTACGCCTCACTACCTCCTTGGAGAAGAAAGCCCTCGAGCTTCTAGATGCCATACCCAAACCTTTCTTGTCACTTCACCTCAGATTTGAGCCTGACATGGTAGCATACAGCAGATGCGAATACCCGAACCTATCCCCTTCCTCACTTGCTGCTATTAAAGCTGCCGGAGGAGAAGACAAAAAACCATGGACAGGAGAGATAGCTCAGAGCTGGAGAAAGCGAGGCAAGTGTCCTCTGACTCCTAACGAAACAGCGTTGATGCTTCAGTCACTAAGGATCCCAACGAGCACAAACATATACTTAGCAGCGGGAGACGGTCTGATGGAGATGGAAGGTTTCACATCCGTTTACACACAAGTGTTCACCAAGTCTGCTCTGCTAAACCGTGAAGATTTCACAAGAATGCATGGGAACACAAAAGCTGCGTTGGATTATTATGTTTCCATCAACAGCGACGCCTATGTAGCTACTTACTTTGGGAACATGGATAAGATGGTTGCAGCTATGCGAGCTTATAATGGGATGCATAAGACTCTGTTCTTGAGTAGAAAGGCGTTTGCGGAGCTGAGTTCTCAGGGACTTGAAGAGGAAGAGCTGAAGAAAGCTCTTTGGGAGGTTCATAGGAATGATTTTGAAATTGGCAGAGGATCTGCATTGCCTGACTGTTTCTGTGAGTTCAAGCTGTAA
- the LOC106402010 gene encoding O-fucosyltransferase 13 isoform X2 produces MGISPTSALVFCSALPAKSNGFIRVDCFGGLNQMRRDLCDGVGIARLLNATLVLPKFEVAAYWNESSGFGDVFDVDYFIQKMNGFIKVVKDLPTDISSKEPFRVDCSKRKGQFDYRETILPLLLEHHYISLTPAMSQRRDRYPQYAKATLCQACYSALRLTTSLEKKALELLDAIPKPFLSLHLRFEPDMVAYSRCEYPNLSPSSLAAIKAAGGEDKKPWTGEIAQSWRKRGKCPLTPNETALMLQSLRIPTSTNIYLAAGDGLMEMEGFTSVYTQVFTKSALLNREDFTRMHGNTKAALDYYVSINSDAYVATYFGNMDKMVAAMRAYNGMHKTLFLSRKAFAELSSQGLEEEELKKALWEVHRNDFEIGRGSALPDCFCEFKL; encoded by the exons ATGGGCATCTCACCC ACGTCTGCTTTGGTTTTTTGTTCAGCTCTACCTGCTAAAAGCAATGGATTCATTCGCGTTGATTGCTTTGGTGGCCTCAATCAGATGCGACGCGAT TTGTGTGATGGTGTTGGAATCGCTCGTCTATTAAATGCCACGCTTGTTTTACCCAAATTTGAGGTAGCTGCCTATTGGAATGAGTCAAG TGGATTTGGAGATGTGTTTGATGTAGACTACTTCATTCAAAAGATGAATGGCTTTATCAAAGTTGTCAAGGATCTTCCCACAGATATATCATCAAAAGAGCCATTCAGAGTAGACTGCAGCAAAAGGAAAGGTCAATTCGATTACAGAGAAACCATTCTCCCACTATTATTGGAACATCATTACATCTCTCTAACACCCGCAATGAGCCAGCGCAGAGACAG GTACCCCCAATACGCAAAAGCCACGCTCTGTCAAGCTTGTTACTCAGCTCTACGCCTCACTACCTCCTTGGAGAAGAAAGCCCTCGAGCTTCTAGATGCCATACCCAAACCTTTCTTGTCACTTCACCTCAGATTTGAGCCTGACATGGTAGCATACAGCAGATGCGAATACCCGAACCTATCCCCTTCCTCACTTGCTGCTATTAAAGCTGCCGGAGGAGAAGACAAAAAACCATGGACAGGAGAGATAGCTCAGAGCTGGAGAAAGCGAGGCAAGTGTCCTCTGACTCCTAACGAAACAGCGTTGATGCTTCAGTCACTAAGGATCCCAACGAGCACAAACATATACTTAGCAGCGGGAGACGGTCTGATGGAGATGGAAGGTTTCACATCCGTTTACACACAAGTGTTCACCAAGTCTGCTCTGCTAAACCGTGAAGATTTCACAAGAATGCATGGGAACACAAAAGCTGCGTTGGATTATTATGTTTCCATCAACAGCGACGCCTATGTAGCTACTTACTTTGGGAACATGGATAAGATGGTTGCAGCTATGCGAGCTTATAATGGGATGCATAAGACTCTGTTCTTGAGTAGAAAGGCGTTTGCGGAGCTGAGTTCTCAGGGACTTGAAGAGGAAGAGCTGAAGAAAGCTCTTTGGGAGGTTCATAGGAATGATTTTGAAATTGGCAGAGGATCTGCATTGCCTGACTGTTTCTGTGAGTTCAAGCTGTAA
- the LOC106402010 gene encoding O-fucosyltransferase 13 isoform X1, giving the protein MVSLPVKPLFVVVLTFSLLLAVILLSPSPQFVNTPLSSASLLEFDIWSVKRIAEWRPCKWWLHGHLTPLPAKSNGFIRVDCFGGLNQMRRDLCDGVGIARLLNATLVLPKFEVAAYWNESSGFGDVFDVDYFIQKMNGFIKVVKDLPTDISSKEPFRVDCSKRKGQFDYRETILPLLLEHHYISLTPAMSQRRDRYPQYAKATLCQACYSALRLTTSLEKKALELLDAIPKPFLSLHLRFEPDMVAYSRCEYPNLSPSSLAAIKAAGGEDKKPWTGEIAQSWRKRGKCPLTPNETALMLQSLRIPTSTNIYLAAGDGLMEMEGFTSVYTQVFTKSALLNREDFTRMHGNTKAALDYYVSINSDAYVATYFGNMDKMVAAMRAYNGMHKTLFLSRKAFAELSSQGLEEEELKKALWEVHRNDFEIGRGSALPDCFCEFKL; this is encoded by the exons atggtTTCGTTGCCAGTGAAGCCACTCTTCGTCGTCGTTTTGACCTTTTCTCTCCTCCTCGCCGTGATCTTGCTATCTCCGTCGCCTCAGTTCGTGAACACTCCACTCTCCTCGGCTTCTCTGCT TGAGTTTGATATATGGAGTGTCAAGAGGATAGCAGAGTGGCGTCCTTGCAAATGGTGGTTACATGGGCATCTCACCC CTCTACCTGCTAAAAGCAATGGATTCATTCGCGTTGATTGCTTTGGTGGCCTCAATCAGATGCGACGCGAT TTGTGTGATGGTGTTGGAATCGCTCGTCTATTAAATGCCACGCTTGTTTTACCCAAATTTGAGGTAGCTGCCTATTGGAATGAGTCAAG TGGATTTGGAGATGTGTTTGATGTAGACTACTTCATTCAAAAGATGAATGGCTTTATCAAAGTTGTCAAGGATCTTCCCACAGATATATCATCAAAAGAGCCATTCAGAGTAGACTGCAGCAAAAGGAAAGGTCAATTCGATTACAGAGAAACCATTCTCCCACTATTATTGGAACATCATTACATCTCTCTAACACCCGCAATGAGCCAGCGCAGAGACAG GTACCCCCAATACGCAAAAGCCACGCTCTGTCAAGCTTGTTACTCAGCTCTACGCCTCACTACCTCCTTGGAGAAGAAAGCCCTCGAGCTTCTAGATGCCATACCCAAACCTTTCTTGTCACTTCACCTCAGATTTGAGCCTGACATGGTAGCATACAGCAGATGCGAATACCCGAACCTATCCCCTTCCTCACTTGCTGCTATTAAAGCTGCCGGAGGAGAAGACAAAAAACCATGGACAGGAGAGATAGCTCAGAGCTGGAGAAAGCGAGGCAAGTGTCCTCTGACTCCTAACGAAACAGCGTTGATGCTTCAGTCACTAAGGATCCCAACGAGCACAAACATATACTTAGCAGCGGGAGACGGTCTGATGGAGATGGAAGGTTTCACATCCGTTTACACACAAGTGTTCACCAAGTCTGCTCTGCTAAACCGTGAAGATTTCACAAGAATGCATGGGAACACAAAAGCTGCGTTGGATTATTATGTTTCCATCAACAGCGACGCCTATGTAGCTACTTACTTTGGGAACATGGATAAGATGGTTGCAGCTATGCGAGCTTATAATGGGATGCATAAGACTCTGTTCTTGAGTAGAAAGGCGTTTGCGGAGCTGAGTTCTCAGGGACTTGAAGAGGAAGAGCTGAAGAAAGCTCTTTGGGAGGTTCATAGGAATGATTTTGAAATTGGCAGAGGATCTGCATTGCCTGACTGTTTCTGTGAGTTCAAGCTGTAA
- the LOC106402011 gene encoding elongation factor P, with the protein MRGISSRSLYSLSRSLLSRVSHGITVATSGGCSGETRALGSLWSALQSRGVKVNAIQLRPGNVIERTGRTFRVVESEHKQQGRGGASIQVELRDVDNGSKLNLRFGPEESVEKVFVQEKSFTCLYTEGDTAFLIEPDTFEQVEVPLDIFGKAAVYLKEEMRVQLQLYDGRALSASVPKHVTCTIQETQLPMKGLTSAPRYKRALLDNGSTIQVPSYLEAGEKIVINTEDDSFVKRDNK; encoded by the exons ATGCGAGGGATCTCGAGTAGATCGCTTTATTCTTTGAGCCGATCGCTGTTATCACGCGTAAGTCACGGGATCACAGTGGCGACATCAGGTGGATGCTCCGGGGAAACTCGTGCGCTTGGTTCACTGTGGTCTGCTCTTCAAAGCCGCGGCGTTAAAGTTAACGCCATTCAG ttaaGGCCAGGGAACGTTATTGAACGAACAG GACGTACTTTCCGG GTTGTAGAATCAGAGCATAAACAACAAGGCAGAGGAGGAGCCTCCATACAG GTAGAGCTTCGAGATGTTGACAACGGGAGCAAACTTAACCTGCGGTTTGGACCTGAGGAGTCCGTTGAAA AGGTTTTTGTTCAGGAGAAATCGTTCACATGTTTATATACAGAGGGAGATACTGCATTCCTGATTGA GCCCGATACGTTTGAGCAAGTTGAGGTGCCATTGGACATATTTGGCAAAGCTGCTGTATATTTAAAAG AGGAAATGAGAGTCCAGTTGCAGCTGTATGATGGAAGAGCTTTATCTGCATCTGTCCCTAAGCATGTCACATGCACGATCCAAGAAACTCAACTACCAATGAAAGGCTTAACCTCAGCTCCTCg TTACAAGAGGGCTCTCCTGGATAATGGTTCTACTATTCAA GTACCATCTTATCTGGAGGCAGGTGAAAAGATTGTGATAAACACCGAGGATGATTCTTTTGTCAAGAG agACAACAAATAA
- the LOC106397150 gene encoding biotin carboxyl carrier protein of acetyl-CoA carboxylase-like, protein MASCSLGVPKIKISAVDLSRVRSGSLQLQIPCNQRVLIGQRLVKYLSLRATLGSVKAPQASTVTAAESAATVEVEDAEMTKPSPLNAQLVPKPSEVEALVTEICDSSSIAEFELKLGGFRLYVATNLADNNSSPPQPQPIPAAVAASATTEGVDSNGSASSTSLAITKPTSSAADQGLVILQSPKVGFFRRSKTLKGKRTPSSCKEKDQVKEGQVLCYIEQLGGQFPIESDVTGEVVKILREDGEPVGYNDALISILPSFPGIKKLQ, encoded by the exons ATGGCTTCCT GTAGCCTAGGAGTTCCTAAGATTAAAATCTCAGCAGTAGACCTCAGTAGAGTAAGATCTGGAAGCTTACAGTTACAGATACCATGCAATCAAAGAGTGTTGATTGGTCAAAGGCTGGTTAAGTACTTGAGTCTCAGGGCAACTCTTGGTTCTGTGAAAGCTCCCCAAGCGTCTACTGTCACAGCTGCCGAATCTGCAG CTACTGTTGAAGTAGAAGATGCTGAAATGACCAAGCCATCTCCATTGAACGCTCAGCTTGTTCCCAAGCCCTCTGAG GTGGAAGCTCTTGTAACTGAAATATGCGACTCCTCATCAATTGCAGAGTTTGAATTGAAA CTGGGGGGTTTCCGCCTGTATGTAGCAACGAACTTAGCTGACAACAACAGTAGTCCACCACAACCTCAGCCAATTCCTGCTGCCGTTGCTGCAAGTGCAACCACGGAGGGTGTTGATTCGAATGGATCAGCTTCCTCTACTTCACTGGCTATCACAAAACCAACATCCTCAGCTGCTGATCAGGgtttggtgattctccaatcTCCAAAA GTAGGGTTCTTCAGGAGATCCAAAACCTTAAAGGGTAAACGCACTCCTTCGTCATGTAAAGAG AAAGACCAAGTGAAAGAAGGTCAAGTTCTGTGCTACATTGAACAACTCGGTGGCCAGTTTCCAATCGAG TCTGATGTTACCGGCGAGGTTGTCAAAATACTCAGAGAGGATGGAG AGCCTGTAGGATACAATGATGCTCTCATATCAATCCTTCCTTCCTTCCCTGGGATCAAGAAGCTTCAGTAG
- the LOC106397930 gene encoding late embryogenesis abundant protein 76-like, with protein MASNQQSYKAGETRGKTQEKTGQAMGAMRDKAEEGKDKTSQTAQTAQQKAQETAQAAKEKTSQASQTTQQKAQETAQATKDKTSQAAQTTQQKAHETTQAAKDKTSQAAQTAQEKARETKDKTGSYMSETGEAIKQKAQNAAEYTKETAQEAARYTKETAEAGRDKTGGFLSQTGEQVKQMAMGAADAVKHTVGMATEEEDREHYPGTTTTTTGTTRTTDPTHHTYQRK; from the exons atgGCGTCCAACCAACAAAGCTACAAAGCTGGTGAAACAAGAGGCAAGACTCAG GAGAAGACGGGACAAGCTATGGGAGCGATGAGggacaaggctgaggaaggcaAGGACAAGACTTCCCAAACGGCCCAAACAGCCCAACAAAAGGCTCAGGAGACGGCCCAGGCAGCGAAAGAGAAGACATCTCAAGCTTCCCAAACGACCCAGCAAAAGGCTCAGGAGACGGCACAGGCAACGAAAGACAAGACCTCTCAAGCTGCCCAAACAACCCAGCAAAAGGCTCATGAGACGACCCAAGCAGCAAAAGACAAGACATCTCAAGCTGCCCAGACGGCCCAAGAAAAAGCCCGGGAGACGAAGGACAAGACCGGAAGTTACATGTCCGAGACAGGAGAAGCCATAAAGCAGAAGGCTCAAAACGCTGCTGAGTACACAAAGGAGACGGCTCAAGAAGCGGCTCGGTACACGAAAGAGACGGCTGAAGCCGGTAGAGACAAGACCGGTGGGTTCTTGAGCCAGACAGGCGAGCAAGTGAAGCAGATGGCAATGGGTGCAGCTGATGCGGTGAAGCACACTGTTGGAATGGCTACGGAGGAAGAAGACCGGGAGCATTATCCAGGCACCACTACGACCACTACTGGTACTACTCGGACCACTGATCCGACTCATCATACTTATCAGAGGAAGTGA
- the LOC106397128 gene encoding monothiol glutaredoxin-S15, mitochondrial-like, with amino-acid sequence MATTASFFTIASSFSEPRIQIRSSKRTSLSLQYSIPYKANSRSRRRLVVSSVSAPKVELRTGPDYLISSLLSKASASGYQHGMMRSYSTTVPSESDTHDDFKPTQKVPSGSTASLKDIVENDVKENPVMIYMKGVPEAPQCGFSSLAVRVLQQYNVPIGARNILEDQDLKNAVKSFSHWPTFPQIFIKGEFIGGSDIILNMHKEGQLEEKLKDVSGNQNSQ; translated from the exons ATGGCTACGACTGCTTCTTTCTTTACAATAGCGTCGTCATTCTCCGAGCCCAGGATTCAGATCCGTTCCTCGAAGCGCACAAGCCTTTCACTCCAATACTCAATTCCGTATAAAGCCAATTCTCGGAGCAGGAGGAGACTCGTGGTAAGCTCCGTTTCAGCGCCCAAAGTTGAGCTCCGTACTGGACCGGATTATCTCATTTCATCCCTCCTCTCTAAG GCATCTGCATCGGGCTACCAACATGGGATGATGAGATCCTACTCTACTACAGTGCCCAGCGAATCAGACACGCATGATGATTTCAAGCCTACACAGAAAGTCCCTTCCGGTTCTACTGCCTCGCTAAAGGATATCGTTGAGAAT GATGTGAAGGAGAATCCTGTTATGATCTACATGAAAGGAGTTCCGGAAGCTCCTCAGTGTGGGTTTAGCTCACTAGCCGTAAGAGTTCTGCAACAATATA ATGTTCCTATCGGTGCTAGGAACATTCTTGAAGATCAAGACTTGAAAAACGCTGTGAAATCCTTCAG CCATTGGCCTACGTTTCCTCAGATCTTCATCAAGGGAGAGTTTATTGGAGGCTCAGACATCATCCTTAACATGCACAAG GAAGGTCAACTTGAGGAAAAGCTTAAAGACGTCTCTGGAAACCAAAACTCTCAATAA
- the LOC106402509 gene encoding acyl-protein thioesterase 2-like, which yields MSYSHQSMGSGSRSGRGHEFGRTYVVRPKGKHQATIVWLHGLGDNGSSSSQLLESLPLPNIKWICPTAPSRPVSLLGGFPCTAWFDVGEISEDLQDDIEGLDASAAHIANLLSAEPTDVKVGIGGFSMGAAIALYSTTCYALGRYGTGHPYTINLRATVGLSGWLPGWRSLRSKIESSNEAARRAASIPVILSHGTSDDVVPYRFGEKSAYSLAMAGFRQVVFKPYEGLGHYTVPKEMEEVVHWLASRLGLEGWR from the exons ATGAGCTATTCTCATCAAAGCATGGGTTCTG GCAGTAGAAGTGGAAGAGGACATGAGTTTGGAAGGACTTATGTTGTGAGGCCTAAAGGAAAACACCAagctactattgtttggttgcACGGTCTTGGAGACAATGGCTCAAG CTCGTCTCAGCTCTTGGAGAGCCTTCCTCTTCCAAAC ATAAAATGGATTTGTCCAACTGCTCCTTCTCGTCCTGTTTCTCTTCTTGGAGGATTCCCTTGCACTGCCT GGTTCGACGTGGGAGAAATTTCTGAGGATCTTCAAGATGATATAGAAGGCTTAGATGCTTCAGCTGCACATATTGCTAACCTCTTGTCAGCTGAACCAACAGATG tCAAAGTTGGGATAGGAGGTTTCAGCATGGGTGCAGCAATAGCTCTTTATTCCACGACGTGCTACGCTCTTGGACGTTACGGAACCGGACATCCTTATACTATAAACCTACGAGCTACTGTAGGACTTAGTGGTTGGCTTCCTGGTTGGAG GAGCTTAAGGAGCAAAATAGAAAGTTCTAATGAGGCTGCAAGGCGTGCTGCATCAATACCAGTTATACTTTCTCATGGAACTT CGGATGATGTAGTTCCTTACAGATTTGGAGAAAAATCAGCGTATTCACTTGCTATGGCTGGATTCCGACAAGTTGTGTTCAAACCATATGAAGG GCTGGGTCATTACACGGTTCCTAAGGAAATGGAGGAGGTGGTTCACTGGCTCGCTTCAAGGCTTGGTCTTGAGGGATGGCGTTAA